A window from Chitinophaga filiformis encodes these proteins:
- a CDS encoding glycoside hydrolase family 97 protein, which yields MRKKLIFICCLFLWKMAGAQELTSPDKNLHLQFAIQPNGVPTYALTYKGKDVIKPSRLGIELKADASFLDSFEVAGTKTVSFDETWQPVWGEVKEIRNQYNELEVNLHQRSTDRTLIVRFRLFNDGLGFRYEFPQQRHLAYFVIKEERTEFALAGDHKAFWLPGDYDTQEYSTVTSNLSEVRGKMKAAVTPNASQTVFSPTGLQTPLMMKSKDGLYINIHEAALIEYSALSLELDDKTFVLRSFLTPDAVGDKGYLQAPCKSPWRTVIVSDKAGDILTSKLIYNLNEPTKYKDPASWIKPVKYVGVWWEMITGKSTWAYTDIENVQLGVTDYTKTKPNGKHGANTAHVKKYIDFAAENGFDAVLVEGWNQGWEDWFGKTKDYVFDFLTPYPDFDVQELHRYAASKGVKIIMHHETSSSVRNYERHMDTAYRFMVNNGYNAVKSGYVGNIIPRGEHHYGQWLVNHYLYAVTRAAEYHIMVDAHESVHMTGLSRTYPNLIGQESARGTEYESFGGNNPDHTTILPFTRLIGGPMDYTPGIFQMKISAYNPENTSWVRSTLARQLALYVTMYSPLQMAADFPETYRKYMDAFQFIKDVAVDWDDTKVLEAEPGDYITIARKAKGRSSWFIGSTCDENGRVSKISFDYLDAGKKYIATIYSDKKDAHYEKNPQAYEIRKMVVTNKSTLSQQCAPGGGYAISVVEADDAAVKALKK from the coding sequence ATGCGCAAAAAACTCATTTTTATCTGTTGCCTTTTCCTATGGAAGATGGCCGGAGCCCAGGAATTGACATCACCCGATAAAAACCTGCACTTACAGTTTGCCATACAACCAAACGGGGTGCCTACATATGCACTTACCTACAAAGGGAAGGACGTGATAAAACCCAGTCGTCTCGGTATAGAGCTAAAGGCAGATGCCTCCTTTTTAGACAGCTTTGAAGTAGCCGGTACGAAGACCGTTTCTTTCGATGAAACCTGGCAACCGGTATGGGGCGAGGTCAAAGAGATCCGTAACCAGTACAATGAACTGGAGGTGAATTTACACCAGCGCTCTACAGATCGTACGCTGATTGTCCGTTTCAGGTTGTTCAACGATGGACTTGGTTTTCGTTATGAGTTCCCGCAGCAGCGTCACCTGGCTTATTTTGTGATCAAAGAAGAGCGGACGGAGTTTGCACTGGCAGGCGATCATAAAGCCTTCTGGCTGCCGGGCGATTACGATACCCAGGAATACAGTACCGTTACATCCAATCTGTCGGAAGTCAGGGGAAAGATGAAAGCAGCGGTGACGCCCAACGCTTCGCAGACCGTCTTTTCTCCCACCGGCTTACAGACGCCGCTCATGATGAAGAGTAAGGACGGCCTGTATATCAATATTCATGAAGCTGCGTTGATAGAATATTCAGCGTTATCATTGGAGCTGGACGACAAAACCTTTGTTCTCAGATCTTTCCTGACGCCCGATGCGGTGGGCGATAAAGGGTATCTGCAGGCGCCCTGCAAATCGCCCTGGAGAACGGTGATCGTGAGCGATAAGGCAGGAGATATCCTGACCTCTAAACTGATCTACAACCTGAATGAGCCTACTAAGTATAAAGACCCCGCTTCCTGGATCAAACCGGTGAAATATGTAGGTGTATGGTGGGAGATGATCACGGGAAAGAGTACCTGGGCTTATACGGATATTGAGAATGTACAACTCGGCGTTACAGACTACACCAAAACAAAGCCTAACGGCAAGCATGGCGCCAATACCGCCCATGTGAAGAAATACATTGATTTTGCCGCTGAAAATGGTTTTGACGCTGTGCTCGTAGAAGGATGGAACCAGGGTTGGGAAGACTGGTTCGGCAAAACAAAAGATTATGTGTTTGACTTTCTGACGCCATATCCTGATTTTGATGTACAGGAATTACATCGCTATGCTGCCAGCAAAGGTGTGAAGATCATCATGCACCATGAAACATCTTCTTCCGTTCGCAATTATGAACGGCATATGGACACTGCATACAGGTTTATGGTCAATAACGGCTATAACGCTGTGAAGAGCGGTTATGTCGGCAACATCATCCCTAGGGGAGAACATCACTACGGGCAATGGCTGGTGAATCACTATCTGTATGCTGTAACCAGGGCCGCTGAATATCATATCATGGTAGATGCACATGAATCTGTGCATATGACAGGCCTTTCCCGTACCTATCCCAACCTGATAGGACAGGAGTCTGCCAGGGGAACAGAATATGAGTCTTTCGGCGGTAACAATCCTGATCATACAACCATCCTTCCCTTTACCCGCCTGATAGGAGGACCGATGGATTACACACCGGGTATTTTCCAGATGAAGATCAGTGCCTATAACCCGGAGAATACTTCCTGGGTACGCAGTACGCTGGCCCGTCAGCTGGCCCTGTATGTAACGATGTACAGCCCTTTGCAGATGGCGGCCGACTTCCCGGAGACTTACAGGAAATACATGGATGCCTTCCAGTTCATTAAAGATGTGGCTGTTGACTGGGATGACACGAAGGTGCTGGAAGCAGAGCCGGGCGATTATATTACCATTGCACGTAAAGCGAAGGGCAGGAGCAGCTGGTTTATTGGCAGTACCTGCGATGAGAACGGCCGCGTGTCAAAGATCAGTTTTGATTACCTGGATGCAGGTAAGAAATATATCGCTACCATTTACAGCGATAAAAAAGATGCGCATTACGAGAAAAACCCGCAGGCATACGAGATCAGGAAGATGGTGGTGACAAATAAGTCTACATTGTCACAACAATGTGCACCGGGTGGCGGATACGCCATTAGTGTTGTGGAAGCGGACGATGCCGCTGTCAAGGCGCTGAAGAAATAA
- a CDS encoding DUF3175 domain-containing protein produces MPRPRTKKHTVGKAGRKRSGRKWSGRVSRTSDALDLKGGIFKSSDPEQIARSLKRSATKSRRKKGTPYQSAMSMLNFYINRAGKNLPEKQQHVLEDAKDELRKVFGKEE; encoded by the coding sequence ATGCCAAGACCCAGAACAAAAAAACATACCGTTGGAAAAGCAGGCAGAAAACGGTCCGGCCGGAAATGGTCGGGGCGTGTTTCCCGTACAAGCGATGCCCTGGACCTGAAAGGAGGCATCTTCAAAAGCAGTGATCCGGAGCAGATAGCCCGTTCCCTGAAACGATCCGCTACGAAAAGCAGGCGGAAAAAAGGCACACCATATCAATCGGCGATGTCAATGCTGAATTTTTATATCAACAGGGCGGGAAAGAACCTGCCTGAAAAACAGCAGCATGTGCTGGAAGATGCCAAAGATGAGCTAAGGAAGGTATTCGGAAAGGAGGAATAA
- a CDS encoding alpha-amylase family glycosyl hydrolase, whose protein sequence is MVTIFDKWWQTGVIYQVYPRSFQDSNGDGIGDLRGIMSRLDYLQWLGIDAVWLSPIYPSPMADFGYDIADYTGIHPLFGSMQDFDALLDEVHKRGMKLLLDLVPNHTSDQHPWFLESRSSRDNPKRDWYIWHDPLPDGGVPNNWLSVFGGEAWEWDATTQQYYYHAFLKEQPDLNWRNPAVVAAMLDVMRYWLKKGVDGFRVDVMWHMIKDQQLRNNPVNPDYAQHMPTYSQQLPVYSTDQPEVHDVVRKMRHVMEEFEGDRVMIGEIYLPIQQLMAYYGIDNKGAHLPFNFQLLSLPWDAASLAVAIDQYEGALPAQGWPNWVLSNHDQHRIASRVGQQQARVAAMLLLTLRGTPTIYYGDEIGMRNVAIPFDEVQDPQGLNMPDKNLSRDPSRTPMQWDKGVNAGFTAGKPWLRLSKTYQRVNVSSQMADPYSMLSLYRQLIALRRREPSLTTGDYTPVFSDNQILAFMRQQEGHPSFLMVLNLTHLPCYFRPANFSFRGRIEVATFPEMEGSIVSDTISLDGDEGLVIRLER, encoded by the coding sequence ATGGTAACTATTTTCGACAAATGGTGGCAGACAGGTGTCATTTACCAGGTATATCCCCGCTCATTCCAGGATAGCAACGGCGATGGTATCGGCGATCTCAGAGGCATTATGAGCAGGCTGGATTATCTGCAGTGGCTGGGTATAGACGCCGTCTGGCTCTCACCGATCTATCCTTCTCCTATGGCCGATTTCGGTTATGATATTGCCGACTATACAGGCATACATCCTTTATTTGGTTCCATGCAGGATTTTGATGCTTTACTGGATGAAGTACACAAAAGAGGCATGAAGCTATTGCTTGACCTTGTGCCCAATCATACATCAGATCAACATCCCTGGTTCCTGGAATCACGCTCCTCCAGGGATAATCCGAAAAGGGACTGGTACATCTGGCATGATCCGCTACCGGACGGCGGTGTACCCAACAACTGGCTGAGCGTATTTGGCGGCGAAGCATGGGAATGGGACGCCACTACCCAACAATATTACTACCATGCATTCCTGAAAGAGCAGCCTGACCTGAACTGGCGGAATCCTGCCGTAGTAGCAGCCATGCTCGACGTGATGCGTTACTGGCTGAAAAAAGGTGTGGATGGTTTCCGTGTAGATGTGATGTGGCATATGATCAAAGACCAGCAATTGCGCAATAATCCGGTCAATCCGGACTATGCGCAGCACATGCCTACCTATTCGCAACAATTGCCCGTATACTCAACAGATCAGCCGGAAGTACATGATGTGGTACGCAAGATGAGGCATGTTATGGAAGAGTTTGAAGGCGACCGCGTGATGATAGGAGAAATATACCTGCCTATCCAGCAACTAATGGCCTATTATGGCATAGACAATAAAGGCGCTCACCTGCCTTTTAATTTCCAGTTACTGTCATTGCCCTGGGATGCGGCTTCCCTTGCGGTGGCCATCGATCAATATGAAGGCGCTTTACCGGCCCAGGGCTGGCCAAACTGGGTATTGAGCAACCATGACCAGCATCGTATTGCCAGCCGTGTGGGGCAACAACAGGCCAGGGTTGCTGCGATGTTGCTGCTGACCCTTCGCGGTACGCCTACTATCTACTATGGCGATGAAATTGGTATGCGCAATGTGGCTATCCCCTTCGATGAAGTACAGGACCCGCAGGGACTGAACATGCCGGACAAAAACCTCAGCAGGGATCCTTCCCGTACGCCCATGCAGTGGGATAAAGGCGTAAATGCAGGATTTACTGCAGGCAAACCCTGGCTGCGTTTATCAAAAACATACCAGCGGGTAAATGTAAGCAGCCAGATGGCAGACCCTTATTCTATGCTGTCGCTCTACAGGCAACTCATCGCTTTACGCAGGCGGGAGCCCTCTCTGACAACCGGCGATTATACGCCTGTGTTCTCCGACAACCAGATCCTGGCTTTCATGCGTCAGCAGGAGGGCCATCCCAGCTTCCTGATGGTGTTGAACCTGACGCACCTGCCCTGTTATTTCAGACCAGCCAATTTCTCTTTCCGCGGTCGTATTGAAGTAGCTACTTTTCCTGAAATGGAAGGCAGTATCGTAAGCGATACCATCAGCCTGGATGGGGACGAGGGATTAGTGATAAGACTGGAAAGGTAA
- a CDS encoding GNAT family N-acetyltransferase, with protein sequence MEIAYRSDITPSPEQVIELYNSAGLPRPTDDPERIRKMYEHSNVIITAWDGEKLAGVSRTITDWVWSSYLADLAVSPDYQKFGIGKKLIALTREKIGEQSMILLLSVPTAMSYYPKVGFTKEDRGFIMHRTR encoded by the coding sequence ATGGAAATTGCTTACAGATCTGATATAACGCCTTCCCCCGAACAGGTTATCGAGCTTTACAACAGTGCAGGCCTTCCGAGACCGACAGACGATCCTGAGCGGATAAGGAAGATGTATGAACATTCAAATGTGATCATCACAGCATGGGATGGGGAAAAGCTGGCGGGCGTTTCCCGTACTATCACAGATTGGGTCTGGTCGAGTTACCTGGCAGACCTGGCTGTCAGCCCGGACTATCAAAAATTTGGAATAGGCAAAAAGCTGATCGCCCTTACCCGGGAAAAGATCGGAGAACAATCGATGATCCTGTTGCTCTCTGTTCCCACGGCCATGAGCTATTATCCGAAGGTGGGCTTTACAAAGGAAGACAGGGGATTTATCATGCACAGAACCCGGTAA
- a CDS encoding universal stress protein, translated as MQTILVLTDFSNVALRAAQYAIHLAGQLHSRRILLFNAYQSLEPVSNVPVTPELPIIQANPDELYKESIMQLDKLRDLLEPTAAGITIDTLSEDDILEEAVRKLISKEQVDLVVAGLADKSNLEKFLVGSHSIRVMESCNYPLVIVPEDARITPLEKVLLAVDFETLRRGKALAGLVEILNSIHAELYVVNVASDEGYSSETKEDIQHLHQLLDKYHPSFNYVEDTNVVNSINEFAAEHDISMIIAVHEKKGLLATIFQKSVSKQLAWNSNVPLLILPA; from the coding sequence ATGCAAACCATCCTCGTACTTACAGATTTTTCCAATGTAGCGCTACGGGCCGCTCAATATGCCATTCACCTGGCAGGGCAGCTGCATAGCAGGCGCATCCTTTTGTTCAACGCCTACCAAAGCCTTGAACCTGTTTCCAATGTACCTGTTACACCGGAACTACCGATCATACAGGCCAACCCTGATGAATTGTATAAAGAAAGTATCATGCAGCTGGACAAGCTCCGCGACTTGCTGGAACCCACTGCTGCAGGTATTACGATCGATACGCTTTCAGAAGATGATATACTCGAAGAGGCGGTCAGAAAACTGATCAGTAAAGAACAGGTGGACCTGGTAGTGGCTGGTCTTGCCGATAAATCTAACCTGGAAAAATTCCTGGTGGGCAGCCATAGCATCAGGGTTATGGAGAGTTGCAATTATCCGCTGGTGATCGTTCCTGAAGATGCCAGGATAACGCCGCTTGAAAAAGTACTGCTCGCTGTTGACTTTGAGACCCTCCGGCGGGGGAAGGCATTAGCCGGACTGGTTGAAATACTCAACAGCATACATGCCGAACTGTATGTGGTCAACGTTGCCAGCGATGAGGGTTATTCATCAGAGACGAAAGAAGATATTCAACACCTCCATCAGCTGCTGGACAAATATCATCCTTCATTCAATTACGTAGAAGATACCAACGTAGTTAACAGTATCAATGAATTTGCCGCTGAGCATGATATTTCAATGATCATTGCCGTGCATGAAAAAAAAGGCCTGCTGGCAACTATATTCCAGAAAAGTGTATCGAAGCAACTGGCATGGAACAGTAACGTTCCTCTGCTGATCCTTCCTGCCTGA
- a CDS encoding DoxX family protein, producing MKTNKIRIFYWVSTGIFALLMLMDSIGGITHEATGVAIMKHLGYPEYVLTIFGVAKLLGALAILQPKFKTLREWAYAGFTINFIGAFCSRAAVSDPIGELIPPVVALLIMFVPYYAWKRFEAAKGNASLAVA from the coding sequence ATGAAAACGAATAAGATCAGAATTTTTTACTGGGTATCAACAGGTATTTTTGCATTACTGATGCTGATGGATAGCATAGGAGGGATCACACATGAGGCAACCGGTGTGGCTATCATGAAACATCTGGGTTATCCTGAGTATGTACTGACCATTTTCGGCGTCGCTAAATTACTGGGTGCGCTGGCTATTCTGCAGCCTAAATTCAAGACCCTGAGAGAGTGGGCATATGCTGGTTTTACCATCAATTTTATCGGGGCATTTTGTTCCCGCGCAGCAGTTAGCGATCCGATCGGAGAACTGATCCCACCTGTAGTGGCATTGCTGATCATGTTTGTGCCGTATTATGCCTGGAAACGTTTCGAAGCAGCAAAAGGAAACGCATCATTGGCAGTGGCCTGA
- a CDS encoding phosphatase PAP2 family protein: MKSITRLYLTLLLLTAATPFTIAQSRLQSFDDRALEYLEAHRTPGQTKAWLLISNTNDYVNVAIPAGLLVAGIIDHNPDMRQNALYVASSTATTFLVNTLIKKLVRRPRPFISNVHLTAVYQPSSTSFPSGHTSSAFSSATALARAYPKWYVIAPAFLWSGAVGYSRMYLGVHYPSDVTAGALLGAGTAFGLGFIRP; encoded by the coding sequence ATGAAAAGCATTACCCGGCTATATCTGACATTATTGCTGCTGACAGCGGCTACTCCCTTCACCATTGCTCAATCCCGGTTGCAAAGCTTTGACGACAGGGCACTGGAATACCTGGAAGCCCACCGTACACCAGGGCAGACCAAAGCCTGGCTGCTCATTTCCAACACGAACGACTATGTGAATGTGGCCATTCCGGCAGGTTTGCTGGTAGCGGGCATCATCGATCACAATCCCGATATGCGTCAGAACGCCCTGTATGTAGCCAGCAGCACCGCCACCACTTTCCTTGTGAACACACTTATCAAGAAACTGGTGAGGCGCCCCCGTCCCTTTATATCGAATGTTCATCTTACTGCAGTATATCAACCCTCTTCCACTTCTTTCCCTTCCGGGCATACCTCGTCTGCCTTCAGTTCTGCAACTGCGCTGGCAAGGGCTTATCCGAAGTGGTATGTGATTGCACCGGCTTTCTTATGGTCTGGTGCTGTAGGTTATTCGCGGATGTACCTGGGCGTACACTATCCCTCCGATGTTACCGCAGGCGCTCTGCTGGGAGCAGGAACGGCGTTTGGGCTTGGGTTCATCAGGCCGTGA
- a CDS encoding group III truncated hemoglobin, with protein MTDIDMRPPLADIQTEEDVAKLVYTFYDKVRADELLGPVFDQAIADWGPHLDIMCNFWSTMLLYSGKYKGDPMSKHLTLPIAPNHFSQWLSLFNGTVDALFQGEIADNAKARAKNIARIMQSMLGFPPGNNN; from the coding sequence ATGACAGATATTGATATGAGGCCGCCCCTGGCAGACATTCAGACAGAAGAAGATGTAGCGAAGCTCGTATATACTTTTTATGATAAGGTAAGGGCAGACGAGCTGTTGGGGCCCGTATTTGATCAGGCGATCGCCGACTGGGGGCCGCATCTTGACATCATGTGCAATTTCTGGAGCACTATGCTCTTATATTCCGGAAAGTATAAGGGCGACCCTATGAGTAAACATTTAACCCTGCCCATAGCGCCCAATCATTTTAGTCAGTGGTTGTCGCTTTTCAACGGTACAGTAGATGCACTGTTCCAGGGAGAGATTGCTGACAACGCCAAGGCGCGCGCAAAAAATATAGCGAGGATCATGCAGTCAATGCTGGGATTTCCGCCGGGCAATAACAACTAA
- a CDS encoding RrF2 family transcriptional regulator, whose translation MFSKTCEYAIRAMIFIAQQSKDGSRVGIKDIAKGIDSPEHFIAKILQDLGRKGVVQSLKGPTGGFYLDNSGRKTSLATIVKAVDGDDIFSGCGLGLKQCSDKHPCPLHHEFINIRKDITNMLNKTKVGDLQEQLDKKLTFLRRD comes from the coding sequence ATGTTTTCAAAAACTTGTGAATATGCCATCCGGGCAATGATATTTATTGCACAGCAGTCGAAGGATGGAAGCAGAGTGGGTATCAAGGATATAGCAAAGGGAATAGATTCTCCTGAGCATTTCATCGCTAAAATTTTGCAGGATCTCGGCAGGAAAGGTGTTGTACAATCGCTGAAAGGCCCTACCGGCGGTTTCTACCTCGATAACAGCGGCAGGAAAACAAGCCTTGCCACCATCGTTAAAGCCGTGGACGGTGATGATATCTTTTCCGGCTGCGGCCTCGGACTGAAACAATGTTCAGACAAGCACCCCTGCCCTCTTCACCATGAATTCATCAATATCAGGAAAGATATTACCAACATGTTGAATAAAACAAAAGTGGGCGACCTCCAGGAGCAGCTGGATAAGAAACTGACATTCCTGCGGCGGGACTAA
- the ric gene encoding iron-sulfur cluster repair di-iron protein: MNTTRILDQVTVADMAAADYRNADVFAKLGIDFCCGGNITLKEAARRRGIEEAVLISELDKATRETAPPSDDYINLDLHVLIDHIVGAHHQYVRENAPIIAQLASKVARRHGKEHPELVELEAGAIGFLDDLLQHMEKEERVLFPAIIRLEQLQSSDESPAKSFIVSAIKVMRAEHDTSGEDLRVFRKLTNDYALPEGACNSYTLLFEKMKAFEADLMRHIHLENNILFPKAAQLEQSVS; the protein is encoded by the coding sequence ATGAATACAACAAGAATCCTGGATCAGGTAACCGTAGCCGATATGGCAGCAGCCGATTACCGTAACGCGGATGTATTTGCCAAACTTGGCATTGACTTTTGCTGCGGCGGTAATATTACATTGAAAGAAGCCGCCCGCCGGCGTGGCATAGAGGAAGCCGTTCTTATTTCCGAACTGGATAAGGCAACCCGGGAAACTGCGCCGCCATCAGATGATTATATCAACCTGGACCTGCATGTACTGATCGACCATATTGTTGGCGCCCACCACCAGTATGTCAGGGAGAATGCACCTATTATAGCGCAGCTGGCCAGCAAAGTAGCCCGCAGGCACGGTAAGGAACATCCTGAATTAGTAGAACTGGAAGCAGGCGCTATAGGTTTCCTGGATGACCTGCTGCAACACATGGAAAAGGAAGAACGGGTATTGTTCCCAGCTATCATCCGCCTCGAACAATTACAGAGTAGTGACGAATCGCCTGCAAAAAGTTTCATCGTGAGTGCCATAAAAGTAATGCGTGCAGAACATGATACTTCCGGCGAAGATCTGCGTGTATTCCGCAAACTTACCAACGACTATGCTTTACCGGAAGGCGCCTGCAATTCCTATACATTGCTTTTCGAAAAAATGAAAGCCTTTGAAGCAGACCTGATGCGCCATATCCATCTTGAAAATAATATCCTGTTTCCGAAGGCTGCACAACTTGAACAATCAGTGTCCTAG
- a CDS encoding nitric-oxide reductase large subunit codes for MTTKKLWLWLALVMASSFAVLIFFGNDIYRKAPPIPAKVLSETGEVLFTGQDVKDGQNVWQSIGGQTVGSIWGHGAYIAPDWTADYLHRESLAMLTALAEKDGKVYSSLSDEEQLVYKARMKHELRTNTFNATENTITYSASRSKVFHELAAYYTKLFMNDPSFSVLRNQYAIKEGTIQDPERMRLMAAFFAWSTWVCISERPDGTNVTYTNNWPNDELVGNVPSASLHLWSGFSVLLLLGCIALLVLYHVRNKDDEHVRLPAADPLRNMQPTPSMKAVLKYIWVVSILILVQMLAGIITAHYGVEGQGFYGIPLDKFLPQSISRSWHVQLAIFWIATSWLATGLYMGPAVSGYEPRYQQLGVNILFIALIIVVGGSLTGQWLGVMQKLGLVDNFLWGHQGYEYIELGRIWQILLLTGLVLWLVLMLRALLPALKKKDESRHLLSLFVIASVAIAVFYAAGLMYGRQTHLAIAEYWRWWVVHLWVEGFFEVFATVVSAFLFCRLGLLRMQSATTSVLFSTIVFLSGGILGTFHHLYFSATPVAVLALGATFSALEIVPLVLIGYEAYHNYTLSKSTEWIKAYKWPIYCFIAICFWNFLGAGIFGFAINPPIALYYIQGLNTTAVHGHAALFGVYGILGIGLMLFVLRGLYPNHHWNEKLIGTAFWMVNAGLLVMVTVSMLPIGIMQGIASIQHGYWYARSAEFMQTSTMQTLRWLRVPGDILLATGELLLVVFIIGLKTGWSLKDKR; via the coding sequence ATGACTACTAAAAAACTATGGCTTTGGCTGGCCCTGGTAATGGCCAGCTCATTTGCCGTGCTTATTTTCTTCGGTAATGATATATACAGAAAAGCGCCTCCCATCCCTGCAAAGGTGCTTAGTGAAACAGGCGAGGTGCTGTTCACAGGTCAGGATGTGAAAGATGGCCAGAATGTGTGGCAATCTATCGGCGGACAAACAGTAGGCAGTATATGGGGACATGGAGCGTATATTGCTCCTGACTGGACGGCCGACTACCTGCACCGTGAATCACTCGCCATGCTCACCGCACTTGCAGAGAAAGACGGGAAGGTGTATAGCAGCTTATCTGACGAAGAACAGCTTGTGTACAAAGCGCGTATGAAGCATGAGCTCAGGACCAATACCTTTAATGCCACTGAAAATACTATCACCTATTCCGCCAGCAGGTCAAAGGTCTTTCATGAGCTGGCGGCCTATTATACCAAACTGTTCATGAACGATCCTTCCTTCAGCGTACTGCGTAATCAGTATGCCATAAAGGAAGGTACTATCCAGGATCCTGAGCGTATGCGGCTGATGGCGGCCTTCTTTGCCTGGAGCACCTGGGTATGTATCAGTGAAAGGCCTGATGGTACCAATGTCACCTATACCAACAACTGGCCCAATGATGAACTGGTAGGCAATGTGCCGTCTGCTTCATTACATCTCTGGTCTGGTTTCAGTGTATTACTCCTGCTGGGGTGTATCGCATTGCTTGTATTATATCATGTACGCAATAAGGACGATGAACATGTCAGGCTGCCGGCGGCAGACCCGTTGAGAAATATGCAGCCCACGCCTTCTATGAAAGCAGTGCTGAAATACATCTGGGTGGTGAGTATACTCATTCTTGTACAGATGCTGGCGGGTATTATTACAGCGCACTATGGTGTGGAAGGACAAGGCTTTTATGGCATACCGCTGGATAAATTCCTGCCGCAGTCCATCTCCCGCAGCTGGCACGTACAGTTAGCCATCTTCTGGATCGCTACCTCATGGCTGGCCACGGGGCTTTATATGGGACCAGCCGTATCCGGTTACGAGCCGCGTTATCAGCAACTAGGCGTGAATATCCTTTTCATAGCGCTCATTATTGTAGTAGGCGGTTCCTTAACAGGACAGTGGCTCGGCGTCATGCAGAAGCTGGGACTGGTAGATAACTTTCTCTGGGGGCACCAGGGTTATGAATACATTGAACTGGGAAGGATCTGGCAGATCTTACTGCTGACAGGCCTGGTGTTATGGCTGGTATTAATGCTTCGCGCACTGCTGCCGGCATTAAAGAAGAAAGATGAAAGCCGCCACCTGCTAAGCTTATTTGTGATCGCATCAGTAGCTATTGCTGTATTCTATGCAGCGGGCCTGATGTATGGCAGACAGACACATCTCGCTATTGCTGAATACTGGCGCTGGTGGGTAGTGCATCTCTGGGTGGAAGGCTTCTTTGAAGTATTTGCTACGGTAGTATCTGCATTCCTGTTCTGCAGGTTAGGATTATTACGCATGCAGTCAGCCACTACCAGTGTACTTTTCTCTACCATCGTCTTCCTGTCGGGCGGCATCCTGGGTACTTTCCATCACCTTTATTTCAGTGCTACACCGGTGGCAGTGCTGGCACTGGGCGCTACCTTCAGCGCACTGGAAATAGTACCACTGGTGTTGATAGGATATGAAGCTTACCACAACTATACGCTCAGCAAATCGACCGAATGGATCAAAGCATATAAGTGGCCGATCTATTGCTTCATCGCGATCTGCTTCTGGAACTTCCTCGGCGCCGGCATCTTCGGGTTTGCCATCAATCCGCCGATCGCTTTGTACTACATACAAGGCCTGAACACGACAGCAGTACATGGCCATGCGGCGCTGTTCGGTGTATATGGCATACTCGGTATCGGCCTGATGTTGTTTGTACTGAGGGGTTTGTATCCTAACCACCACTGGAATGAAAAGCTGATCGGCACCGCCTTCTGGATGGTCAACGCCGGATTGCTTGTGATGGTAACTGTCAGCATGCTTCCTATCGGTATTATGCAGGGTATCGCTTCTATTCAGCATGGATACTGGTATGCACGTTCTGCAGAATTCATGCAGACATCTACCATGCAGACCCTACGCTGGCTGCGTGTACCAGGCGATATACTGCTGGCAACAGGTGAATTGCTGCTGGTTGTATTTATTATCGGGCTAAAGACCGGATGGTCATTGAAAGATAAACGCTGA